One genomic window of Etheostoma spectabile isolate EspeVRDwgs_2016 chromosome 5, UIUC_Espe_1.0, whole genome shotgun sequence includes the following:
- the ccdc112 gene encoding coiled-coil domain-containing protein 112 isoform X2, which translates to MASLATSPSADKYWLGERDSSSDSADQRIARQKAAQFLREAEKYRRQIEKLEKERTLTAQCRKNGWTDVPGEVEEYEKVLEEERNAEKTNLQKQLVKIHNGVRKFQRQLIDVKPTPELIERLKKIMSEVEISINTLKEEQRSCVEELLKEERTCRQEIVAYERKIENLSLAVKSDPRLPTAPTVKTKPLDRDLPAEVRALEAFLLKTGGPCGGWDQYDHQAFLKVWTKHRGQPAYSKEVKLYLPSKTLEEIEQHEDWHQELIYLQDRKKEAIQRWKASKHQERQTRIQSQEKVDEARIKEKGAKSQVHQHRTEEERREAAQRLEEWKEEKRRKEEQEEEQRLSEEIQKRRRAKEERRRQLEVKLTVVEQLRLKREEEEEQGRRRREEEQREMDERRREAVKGIKRFTERDLHKVEAKLQEKQLREKEEEERQRKITAKLKEKVDSHISRDPSRLTRPTKGWEERMKHVGSSGGGPVLQMFHRAVPTWRQGL; encoded by the exons ATGGCCTCCCTAGCAACCTCGCCAAGCGCTGATAAATATTGGCTG ggagagagagactccAGCAGTGACAGCGCCGATCAGAGGATAGCCAGGCAGAAAGCTGCTCAGTTCCTCAGGGAAGCCGAGAAATACAGGAGGCA GATTgaaaagttggagaaagagaggaCGCTGACTGCTCAGTGCAGAAAGAATGGCTGGACAGATGTgcctggagaagtggaagagtACGAGAAAGTGCTGGAGGAAGAAAGAAATGCTGAGA agaCAAATCTTCAAAAGCAGCTAGTGAAGATTCATAATGGTGTGAGGAAATTTCAGAGACAGCTAATAGATGTGAAGCCAACTCCTGAGT TGATTGAAAGACTGAAGAAAATAATGTCAGAGGTGGAAATCTCAATTAACACCCTAAAGGAGGAACAGCGTTCATG CGTTGAGGAGCTTTTGAAGGAGGAGAGGACATGCAGACAGGAGATCGTTGCGTATGAGAGGAAGATTGAAAACTTGAGCCTGGCTGTAAAATCTGACCCCAGACTACCCACAGCTCCCACTGTTAAG aCCAAACCACTAGACAGAGACCTCCCTGCGGAGGTCAGAGCACTGGAGGCTTTCCTGCTGAAGACCGGAGGCCCTTGTGGTGGCTGGGACCAATATGACCACCAAGCCTTCCTTAAA GTTTGGACAAAGCACAGGGGACAACCAGCCTACAGCAAAGAGGTCAAACTGTACCTGCCTAGTAAAACATTGGAAGAGATAGAGCAACATGAGGACTGGCATCAGGAGCTGATCTACCTacaggacagaaagaaagag GCTATTCAGCGGTGGAAAGCCAGCAAGCATCAGGAACGCCAGACCAGAATACAGAGTCAGGAGAAGGTGGACGAAGCAAGAATTAAGGAGAAGGGGGCCAAGAGCCAAGTCCACCAACATAG gactgaggaggagaggagggaggcagCACAGCGACTGGAGGAGTggaaggaagagaaaagaaggaaggaggaaCAAGAAGAGGAGCAGAGGCTATCTGAGGAGATACAAAAGAGGAGACGGGCAAAG GAAGAGCGTCGCCGGCAGCTGGAAGTGAAGCTGACTGTTGTGGAGCAGCTACGACtgaagagggaggaggaggaggaacaggggaggagaaggagagaggaggaacagAGGGAGATGGACGAGAGGAGAAGGGAGGCAGTAAAGGGCATCAAACGCTTTACTGAAAGG GATCTTCACAAGGTGGAGGCAAAGCTTCAGGAGAAACAGCTcagggaaaaagaagaagaggaaagacaGAGGAAAATCACTGCTAAGTTGAAGGAGAAG GTGGATAGTCACATCAGCAGAGACCCCTCCAGGCTTACCCGTCCCACTAAGGGTTGGGAGGAGCGAATGAAACACGTTGGATCTTCAGGAGGAGGGCCTGTGCTACAGATGTTTCACAG GGCTGTTCCCACTTGGAGACAAGGCCTTTGA
- the ccdc112 gene encoding coiled-coil domain-containing protein 112 isoform X1 yields the protein MASLATSPSADKYWLQGERDSSSDSADQRIARQKAAQFLREAEKYRRQIEKLEKERTLTAQCRKNGWTDVPGEVEEYEKVLEEERNAEKTNLQKQLVKIHNGVRKFQRQLIDVKPTPELIERLKKIMSEVEISINTLKEEQRSCVEELLKEERTCRQEIVAYERKIENLSLAVKSDPRLPTAPTVKTKPLDRDLPAEVRALEAFLLKTGGPCGGWDQYDHQAFLKVWTKHRGQPAYSKEVKLYLPSKTLEEIEQHEDWHQELIYLQDRKKEAIQRWKASKHQERQTRIQSQEKVDEARIKEKGAKSQVHQHRTEEERREAAQRLEEWKEEKRRKEEQEEEQRLSEEIQKRRRAKEERRRQLEVKLTVVEQLRLKREEEEEQGRRRREEEQREMDERRREAVKGIKRFTERDLHKVEAKLQEKQLREKEEEERQRKITAKLKEKVDSHISRDPSRLTRPTKGWEERMKHVGSSGGGPVLQMFHRAVPTWRQGL from the exons ATGGCCTCCCTAGCAACCTCGCCAAGCGCTGATAAATATTGGCTG cagggagagagagactccAGCAGTGACAGCGCCGATCAGAGGATAGCCAGGCAGAAAGCTGCTCAGTTCCTCAGGGAAGCCGAGAAATACAGGAGGCA GATTgaaaagttggagaaagagaggaCGCTGACTGCTCAGTGCAGAAAGAATGGCTGGACAGATGTgcctggagaagtggaagagtACGAGAAAGTGCTGGAGGAAGAAAGAAATGCTGAGA agaCAAATCTTCAAAAGCAGCTAGTGAAGATTCATAATGGTGTGAGGAAATTTCAGAGACAGCTAATAGATGTGAAGCCAACTCCTGAGT TGATTGAAAGACTGAAGAAAATAATGTCAGAGGTGGAAATCTCAATTAACACCCTAAAGGAGGAACAGCGTTCATG CGTTGAGGAGCTTTTGAAGGAGGAGAGGACATGCAGACAGGAGATCGTTGCGTATGAGAGGAAGATTGAAAACTTGAGCCTGGCTGTAAAATCTGACCCCAGACTACCCACAGCTCCCACTGTTAAG aCCAAACCACTAGACAGAGACCTCCCTGCGGAGGTCAGAGCACTGGAGGCTTTCCTGCTGAAGACCGGAGGCCCTTGTGGTGGCTGGGACCAATATGACCACCAAGCCTTCCTTAAA GTTTGGACAAAGCACAGGGGACAACCAGCCTACAGCAAAGAGGTCAAACTGTACCTGCCTAGTAAAACATTGGAAGAGATAGAGCAACATGAGGACTGGCATCAGGAGCTGATCTACCTacaggacagaaagaaagag GCTATTCAGCGGTGGAAAGCCAGCAAGCATCAGGAACGCCAGACCAGAATACAGAGTCAGGAGAAGGTGGACGAAGCAAGAATTAAGGAGAAGGGGGCCAAGAGCCAAGTCCACCAACATAG gactgaggaggagaggagggaggcagCACAGCGACTGGAGGAGTggaaggaagagaaaagaaggaaggaggaaCAAGAAGAGGAGCAGAGGCTATCTGAGGAGATACAAAAGAGGAGACGGGCAAAG GAAGAGCGTCGCCGGCAGCTGGAAGTGAAGCTGACTGTTGTGGAGCAGCTACGACtgaagagggaggaggaggaggaacaggggaggagaaggagagaggaggaacagAGGGAGATGGACGAGAGGAGAAGGGAGGCAGTAAAGGGCATCAAACGCTTTACTGAAAGG GATCTTCACAAGGTGGAGGCAAAGCTTCAGGAGAAACAGCTcagggaaaaagaagaagaggaaagacaGAGGAAAATCACTGCTAAGTTGAAGGAGAAG GTGGATAGTCACATCAGCAGAGACCCCTCCAGGCTTACCCGTCCCACTAAGGGTTGGGAGGAGCGAATGAAACACGTTGGATCTTCAGGAGGAGGGCCTGTGCTACAGATGTTTCACAG GGCTGTTCCCACTTGGAGACAAGGCCTTTGA
- the pggt1b gene encoding geranylgeranyl transferase type-1 subunit beta: MAEEESQFEEFDQIDFLRDRHVRFFQRTLQVLPERYASLETTRLTIIFFALSGLDVLDALDVIDRKTMIEWIYSLQVLPTEDQVNLSRCGFRGSSHIGIPYSTKGPGVLHPYDSGHVAMTYTGLCSLLILGDDLSRVNKQACLAGLRALQLEDGSFYAVPEGSENDIRFIYCAASICYMLDDWSGMDIQKAIEYIRGSLSYDNGFGQGAGRESHGGWTYCAIASLCLMGRLEEALSQRELDRIRRWCIMRQQSGFQGRPNKPVDTCYSFWVGATLELLDVFQYTNFDKNRSFILSTQDRLVGGFAKWPDSHPDPLHAYLGLCGLSLIGEPSLRKVHPALNITQRAFQHVQQLQQTWRDSTGSCSRQH; the protein is encoded by the exons ATGGCGGAAGAGGAGAGCCAATTTGAAGAATTTGACCAAATAGACTTTTTAAGAGATAGACATGTACGATTCTTCCAGAGAACACTTCAGGTGTTACCTGAGAGATATGCCTCGCTGGAAACAACCAG GTTAACTATCATATTTTTTGCCCTGTCTGGTCTCGATGTGCTGGATGCTCTGGATGTGATTGATAGAAAAACTATGATTGAGTGGATCTATTCCCTGCAGGTTCTACCCACAGAGGACC AAGTTAACCTCAGTCGTTGTGGGTTTCGAGGATCGTCACATATTGGAATTCCTTACAGCACTAAG GGGCCAGGTGTGCTCCATCCATATGACAGTGGCCATGTAGCCATGACCTACACTGGGCTGTGTTCGCTGCTAATACTGGGAGACGACCTGAGCCGGGTTAACAAACAGGCCTGTCTGGCTGGTCTCAGAGCACTGCAGCTGGAGGACGGCAG TTTCTACGCAGTGCCAGAAGGAAGTGAAAATGATATACGGTTTATCTACTGTGCAGCCAGTATCTGTTACATGCTGGATGACTGGTCAGGCATGGACATCCAGAAGGCCATTGAGTACATAAGGGGAAGTTTG TCATACGACAATGGGTTTGGCCAGGGAGCTGGGCGAGAGTCACATG GTGGCTGGACGTACTGCGCCATAGCGTCTCTGTGTCTGATGGGTCGGCTGGAGGAGGCGCTAAGTCAGCGGGAGCTGGACAGGATCCGGCGCTGGTGTATCATGAGGCAGCAGAGCGGCTTCCAAGGGCGGCCCAACAAACCTGTAGACACATGCTACTCCTTTTGGGTGGGAGCTACGCTCGAG CTATTAGATGTGTTCCAGTATACGAACTTTGACAAGAACAGAAGCTTCATCCTGTCCACACAGGATCGGTTGGTAGGGGGATTTGCCAAGTGGCCGGACAGCCATCCAG ACCCTCTCCATGCCTACTTAGGGCTGTGTGGTTTGTCTCTGATCGGAGAGCCCAGTCTGAGGAAGGTCCACCCAGCTCTTAACATCACCCAGAGAGCCTTTCAGCACgtccagcagctgcagcagactTGGAGGGACAGCACTGGCAGCTGTAGCAGACAGCATTGA